The proteins below come from a single Deinococcus aerolatus genomic window:
- a CDS encoding alpha-amylase family glycosyl hydrolase, which translates to MRQTILLGALLGAGGAAAQNSAPLSSFEGQVIYQVMPDRFFDGNAANNAGVNKTDLRAWHGGDLPGLTQKLPYIQKLGATAVWMTPVYQQQAQNSFGTAAYHGYWPADFRKVDPHFGTLADFGTFVKAAQEAGMRVVLDQVINHYGYLAPAVREQPAWFNGKAECDAARDKDVDCALAGLPDLKQGNLQVRELLLGNARFWRDQGVQAFRYDAIKHVDPMFLGDLLSTDRAEGIWTLGEWYDADSGTVGEWQRRGFDSLFLFSLQAAMKGSIMAGQGLDRVAAVLSRQAELPRPGEVALFLDNHDVPRFAQGSLFEDVGQARTKYGLRALMTLRGVPVIWQGTEIAMRGGTDPDNRRDMRFEAQWTPQEKAVFDVAQNAIAVRKASPALSRGPLTLLKTPPSLDERLLLFTRGEAGGRVLVAWHGGKERRNYSVRLGSIGLGAGPGAVISTLFAGQNAKIRVSNGFLHLSLPPEDAAAFKLD; encoded by the coding sequence ATGCGACAGACCATTCTTCTTGGCGCCCTGCTGGGGGCGGGCGGGGCTGCGGCCCAGAACTCGGCCCCCCTGTCCTCTTTCGAGGGGCAGGTGATCTACCAGGTGATGCCGGACCGGTTCTTCGACGGCAACGCGGCCAACAACGCGGGCGTCAACAAGACTGACCTGCGGGCGTGGCACGGCGGCGATCTGCCGGGCCTGACCCAGAAGCTGCCGTACATCCAGAAACTGGGCGCGACGGCAGTGTGGATGACCCCGGTGTACCAGCAGCAGGCCCAGAATTCCTTCGGCACGGCGGCGTACCACGGCTACTGGCCCGCCGACTTTCGCAAGGTGGACCCGCATTTCGGCACCCTGGCCGATTTCGGCACCTTCGTCAAGGCGGCGCAGGAGGCCGGGATGCGGGTGGTGCTTGATCAGGTCATCAACCACTACGGGTATCTGGCCCCGGCGGTCAGGGAGCAGCCCGCGTGGTTCAACGGCAAGGCCGAGTGTGACGCCGCGCGCGACAAGGACGTGGACTGTGCGCTGGCGGGCCTGCCGGACCTGAAGCAGGGCAACCTTCAGGTGCGCGAGCTCTTGCTGGGCAACGCCCGCTTCTGGCGGGACCAGGGCGTGCAGGCCTTCCGCTACGACGCGATCAAGCACGTGGACCCCATGTTCCTGGGGGACCTGCTGTCCACGGACCGGGCCGAGGGCATCTGGACGCTGGGCGAGTGGTACGACGCCGACAGCGGCACGGTGGGCGAATGGCAGCGCCGGGGCTTCGACAGCCTGTTTCTGTTCAGCCTGCAGGCCGCCATGAAGGGCAGCATCATGGCCGGGCAGGGCCTGGACCGCGTGGCCGCCGTGCTGTCGCGGCAGGCCGAGTTGCCGCGCCCCGGCGAGGTGGCACTATTCCTGGACAACCACGACGTGCCGCGTTTCGCGCAGGGCTCGCTGTTCGAGGACGTGGGACAGGCCCGCACCAAGTACGGCCTGCGTGCGCTGATGACCCTGCGCGGCGTGCCGGTGATCTGGCAGGGCACCGAGATCGCCATGCGCGGCGGCACCGACCCCGACAACCGCCGGGACATGCGCTTTGAAGCCCAGTGGACCCCGCAGGAAAAAGCGGTGTTCGACGTGGCCCAGAACGCCATCGCGGTGCGTAAAGCCAGCCCGGCCCTGAGCCGGGGGCCGCTCACGCTGCTGAAAACGCCGCCCAGCCTCGACGAGCGCCTGCTGCTGTTCACCCGTGGAGAGGCGGGGGGGAGGGTGCTGGTGGCATGGCACGGCGGTAAGGAACGGCGCAACTACTCGGTCCGGCTGGGCAGCATCGGCCTGGGTGCCGGGCCAGGGGCAGTGATTTCCACGCTGTTCGCCGGGCAGAACGCCAAGATTCGCGTCAGCAACGGCTTCTTGCATCTCAGTCTGCCGCCCGAGGACGCGGCGGCCTTTAAATTGGACTGA